Proteins encoded in a region of the Paenibacillus sp. W2I17 genome:
- a CDS encoding RidA family protein: MSTIIHASAAPQFPLPFSHAVRAGDMVYVAGQVGVDPQTLEPIGGIKEQTEQCIRNIEIILQEAGLTLDHIVKATTHLARVEDQPEYNEVYARMIKQPYPARITVCSGLGPYLIEMEVLAYAPSVRGE, encoded by the coding sequence ATGTCTACCATCATACATGCAAGTGCTGCACCCCAATTCCCGCTTCCTTTCTCCCATGCTGTCCGCGCAGGAGATATGGTCTACGTGGCAGGTCAAGTAGGCGTTGATCCACAGACGCTTGAGCCCATTGGTGGCATTAAGGAACAGACCGAACAGTGCATTCGCAATATTGAGATTATTCTGCAAGAAGCCGGACTTACACTTGATCATATTGTGAAGGCAACCACGCATCTGGCCCGAGTAGAGGATCAGCCCGAATACAACGAAGTATATGCGCGAATGATTAAGCAACCATACCCTGCCCGTATTACCGTATGCAGCGGTTTAGGTCCCTATTTAATTGAAATGGAAGTGCTGGCGTATGCACCATCCGTTCGTGGAGAGTAG
- a CDS encoding amidase encodes MITKPLNELTIAEAAKLIKNKTISPVELTKSYLDRIGKVEPAVQAFVTVTAEQALQAARDSERKLMNGEYLGPLHGIPYGAKDIIHTAGIRTSAGSSTYPDFVPETNATVIHKLQAAGAILLGKTTTTEYAFQGGEPPTRNPWNLEHTPGGSSSGSAAAVAAGMASFTLGTQTFGSLLRPAAYNGLTCMKPTYGRVSRNGVITASWSLDHIGAFTRSAQDNAIVLEAMAGQDEMDSFTLPHGKPDLTSALEHPISGMVIGLPSNFFQTDEPAILLAVESAITVLEKLGMQWKKVDLPSYMEETCAAHRTVMRAEAAAFHQERFAEASDRYGHTMREQLELGYQTSAVDYLQAQRIRTIFRSEMMMLFDEVDVLLTPSTPYAAPYGYKTGSPIFNGPFTNTGLPSITVPIGFDTTSGKPLPIGMQLAGPLMREDRLLSIAHHYQQATNWHQLTPNIHTH; translated from the coding sequence ATGATTACGAAACCACTTAACGAGCTGACGATTGCTGAAGCCGCAAAACTGATCAAAAACAAGACGATATCTCCTGTCGAGCTTACGAAATCCTATTTGGATCGCATTGGGAAAGTAGAACCTGCTGTGCAAGCCTTCGTTACAGTCACCGCAGAACAAGCCTTGCAGGCGGCAAGAGATTCTGAGCGCAAACTAATGAATGGCGAATATCTCGGTCCTCTGCATGGCATTCCATATGGAGCCAAGGATATTATCCATACCGCTGGCATACGCACCTCGGCTGGATCAAGTACCTATCCTGACTTTGTACCCGAGACGAATGCTACTGTAATTCATAAGCTTCAGGCTGCAGGCGCTATCCTGCTCGGCAAGACAACAACGACGGAATATGCCTTTCAGGGAGGAGAACCGCCAACCCGCAACCCATGGAATCTAGAACATACCCCAGGCGGTTCCAGCTCCGGCTCTGCCGCTGCAGTAGCGGCAGGCATGGCTTCCTTCACACTCGGAACACAGACCTTCGGATCTCTGCTTAGACCCGCAGCTTACAACGGATTAACCTGTATGAAGCCCACTTACGGCAGGGTTAGCCGTAACGGTGTCATCACAGCCAGTTGGAGCCTGGATCATATTGGCGCCTTCACTCGATCCGCACAAGATAACGCGATCGTTCTTGAAGCGATGGCCGGGCAAGATGAGATGGACTCCTTCACGCTTCCTCATGGCAAGCCAGACTTAACAAGCGCTCTTGAGCATCCTATCTCAGGAATGGTCATCGGTCTGCCGAGCAACTTCTTCCAGACCGATGAACCAGCGATCTTGTTAGCCGTAGAGTCGGCAATCACCGTACTTGAGAAGCTGGGCATGCAATGGAAGAAGGTAGACCTGCCTTCTTATATGGAAGAGACATGTGCTGCTCATCGTACGGTAATGCGGGCAGAAGCAGCCGCCTTCCATCAAGAACGCTTCGCAGAAGCCTCTGATCGTTACGGACATACGATGCGGGAGCAGCTTGAGCTTGGTTACCAGACGAGTGCCGTTGATTATTTGCAGGCACAGCGCATCCGAACGATATTCCGGAGTGAGATGATGATGCTGTTCGATGAAGTGGATGTGTTATTGACTCCATCAACACCATATGCGGCCCCATATGGCTACAAGACGGGTAGCCCTATTTTCAACGGACCGTTCACCAATACAGGGCTACCGTCCATCACCGTTCCCATCGGATTCGATACCACCTCAGGGAAGCCATTGCCTATCGGCATGCAGCTTGCTGGTCCACTTATGCGAGAAGACCGCTTATTGTCCATCGCTCATCATTATCAGCAGGCTACGAACTGGCATCAGTTAACACCAAACATACACACTCATTAG
- a CDS encoding ABC transporter substrate-binding protein translates to MRTLKKIAILAAMTLLLTTLLSGCGGNANIPANGAGASNSEGQENTQVDKIMVSEVYHNLLYLPLYVANNQGFLKENRIELSSIRAAGSGPTALSSVISGESAFSFHGPEHVAFANAKGGDARSLVLLSGSAPVWAVAREGVTVNTTEDFKGKTIVVGLAPTSSNSLLRKLFADKNIDIDKDVTITEVQNGSELGAVLAGKADIAIVYEPQLDQGIAEGLHIVHDFTKDYPDFAFATMNTTADFIEKNPDLTQRFVTSIEQALEYIQSNPEGAKAVAVKEFPNLEKKVVEQAVQRMIDSKVYPADGLINESAFETAIDMQRFIGNLKEDLAYEAIIDSSFTK, encoded by the coding sequence ATGCGTACACTCAAAAAGATAGCTATTCTGGCAGCGATGACACTTCTATTGACTACACTGCTCAGCGGGTGTGGCGGCAATGCCAACATACCTGCTAACGGCGCAGGTGCATCTAATAGCGAGGGGCAAGAAAATACGCAGGTGGACAAAATTATGGTGTCCGAGGTTTATCACAACCTGCTCTATCTTCCCTTGTATGTAGCGAACAACCAAGGTTTTCTAAAGGAGAATCGCATTGAGCTATCTTCCATCCGTGCTGCCGGAAGCGGACCAACAGCATTGTCTTCGGTCATCTCAGGCGAGTCCGCATTTTCCTTCCACGGTCCTGAGCATGTCGCATTCGCTAATGCGAAGGGCGGAGATGCTCGCTCACTGGTCCTTCTATCCGGCAGCGCTCCAGTATGGGCAGTCGCGAGAGAAGGAGTAACGGTAAACACCACAGAGGACTTCAAGGGTAAGACCATCGTAGTAGGCTTGGCACCTACAAGCTCCAACAGTTTACTACGGAAGCTGTTTGCTGATAAAAACATCGATATCGACAAGGATGTGACGATCACAGAGGTTCAAAATGGCTCCGAGCTTGGTGCTGTATTAGCAGGCAAAGCTGATATTGCTATCGTTTACGAACCTCAACTGGATCAAGGCATTGCAGAGGGGCTGCATATTGTCCATGATTTTACGAAGGATTATCCAGACTTTGCCTTTGCAACGATGAATACAACCGCAGACTTCATTGAAAAGAATCCTGATCTTACCCAGCGCTTCGTGACCTCTATCGAGCAAGCCCTGGAGTATATTCAATCTAATCCTGAAGGCGCCAAAGCTGTCGCAGTGAAGGAATTCCCGAATCTAGAGAAGAAAGTCGTGGAGCAAGCCGTACAACGTATGATCGACAGCAAGGTATATCCTGCTGATGGGCTCATCAATGAATCAGCATTCGAGACCGCAATCGATATGCAGCGCTTCATCGGCAATTTGAAGGAAGACCTCGCTTACGAGGCCATTATCGATTCAAGCTTCACCAAATAG
- a CDS encoding ABC transporter permease has protein sequence MKSTSPKITLAGKPAGVTKSKSKRRQSTFSKEWLVTMLWRFIIVAVILVIWESAVRLKLVNGFLMGSPSAIFDAAITMASSGQLLTDAFATVNATVIGFVAGSLIGSLAGLLMWYSKSVARVLDPFIVALNGIPKIALAPMIIIWFGSGIFSKIALASVATFIVALLSAYQATHQIDESQINLMKSFGAKKSQIFRKIIVPSSLPWIISAFRINIGLALVSVVGGEFISSDKGLGHMVFVEGNLFNLPAVWVGVFMLMLVAMLLYTCVGYIESRLLLWNDNKTSSKSTSV, from the coding sequence ATGAAGAGCACATCACCTAAAATCACCCTTGCCGGAAAGCCTGCTGGAGTTACGAAGAGCAAGAGCAAACGCAGACAGTCCACCTTCTCCAAAGAATGGCTGGTAACAATGCTGTGGCGGTTCATTATCGTTGCAGTCATCCTAGTGATATGGGAATCCGCCGTTCGCTTGAAACTGGTTAACGGTTTCCTCATGGGGTCACCGAGCGCCATTTTCGATGCCGCCATCACGATGGCTAGCTCAGGGCAACTGCTTACAGACGCGTTCGCAACGGTGAATGCCACCGTTATCGGTTTTGTAGCCGGAAGCTTAATTGGTTCATTAGCAGGACTGCTCATGTGGTATTCCAAGTCCGTTGCCCGTGTGCTCGATCCATTCATCGTAGCGCTGAACGGCATTCCGAAAATTGCGCTCGCTCCCATGATTATTATCTGGTTCGGTTCAGGCATCTTCTCCAAGATTGCTCTTGCCTCCGTGGCAACATTTATCGTAGCGCTGTTATCCGCCTACCAAGCGACTCATCAGATCGACGAATCCCAGATTAATCTGATGAAATCCTTCGGTGCAAAGAAGTCACAAATTTTCCGCAAAATTATCGTTCCTTCCTCTCTGCCATGGATCATCTCAGCCTTCCGTATCAATATCGGCTTGGCATTGGTATCTGTCGTAGGCGGAGAATTCATCTCTTCAGATAAAGGACTCGGACACATGGTATTCGTCGAAGGTAACCTGTTCAACCTTCCGGCCGTATGGGTTGGCGTGTTCATGCTTATGCTGGTCGCCATGCTCCTCTACACCTGTGTCGGGTATATCGAATCCCGTCTCCTCCTATGGAATGACAACAAGACCAGCAGCAAATCCACATCTGTATAG
- a CDS encoding ABC transporter ATP-binding protein, giving the protein MAIQIQGVSKSFVSATGEDIQVLAEVSMQIKKQEFFSIVGPSGCGKSTIFNIIAGLLKPTNGKVIVCGEEIDQTTGHVGYMMQKDLLLPWRSILDNVTLGLEVKGMSKKDRGDIAMDYLDRYGLASFAEAYPSTLSGGMRQRVALIRTLVTQPDIILLDEPFSALDYQTRLILEDEILSILKSEGKTGVLITHDIEEAIAISDRIAVMSKRPTTVKQVYDIGLASQYGSALKARSDQKFKQYFESIWAELDIQMGRIS; this is encoded by the coding sequence ATGGCTATACAGATACAAGGCGTATCCAAATCATTTGTCAGTGCAACCGGAGAAGATATTCAGGTCCTGGCTGAGGTTTCGATGCAAATCAAGAAGCAGGAATTCTTCAGTATCGTGGGACCGAGCGGTTGCGGCAAGAGTACGATTTTCAATATTATCGCAGGTCTGCTTAAGCCAACGAATGGCAAGGTAATCGTCTGTGGCGAAGAGATCGATCAGACCACCGGGCATGTCGGTTATATGATGCAGAAGGACCTGTTACTTCCTTGGAGAAGCATCCTGGATAATGTCACGTTAGGCTTGGAAGTGAAGGGCATGTCCAAAAAGGATCGTGGCGATATTGCCATGGATTATCTGGATCGCTACGGCCTGGCTTCATTCGCAGAAGCCTATCCCTCCACACTATCAGGCGGTATGCGCCAACGTGTAGCCCTCATACGCACCCTCGTTACCCAGCCCGATATTATATTACTGGATGAACCCTTCTCAGCACTTGATTATCAGACCAGACTCATTCTGGAAGATGAAATCTTATCCATACTAAAATCTGAGGGCAAGACAGGCGTCCTGATCACGCATGACATCGAGGAAGCGATTGCCATCTCCGACCGCATTGCCGTTATGAGCAAAAGACCAACGACCGTGAAGCAGGTGTATGACATTGGTCTCGCCTCGCAATACGGCTCAGCACTGAAAGCCCGCTCCGACCAGAAGTTCAAGCAGTATTTTGAATCGATCTGGGCAGAGCTTGATATCCAGATGGGGAGGATCAGCTAA
- a CDS encoding PucR family transcriptional regulator has protein sequence MDLQHLLTIPILSKAKVIAGHRGLDRLVQSINIMDAPDIVHFLKPGDMLLTNGYILKDRPDAHLAFITDMHAIGCAALAVKTQRFSLELSPQLLETADKLGFPIIELSEIDNTLGEIFQQSISAILQNKTHELHYALSIHKQFSTMVMQGKGIPSIVDTLSQLLSSPVLLLGSKKQITASSHYAQQMDRQSLAAPILTFIDEHPSFHTAISICLLTADKYRHAELHPIFTDRHEGYLIALFDNSANSNLSTLALEQAVNVIGLELTKKQAVKERSRRYKNEYFSDLIQGFIRSEQEALHRGKKYGLQAKGSSVLIIAKKDEFLSSMPNQSLTPPGEERQISERDAYYELIKQEFARLDLSFVMFTKNDQFGILVFLAESSWDEHIVVQQLEQIASILYTESQLSLSFGIGNPYTNVLDIGLSYKEAVKALQSGYQMRKTRFAHSYQTMDISRLLRMIPYDEMLQFHQETFKAFAGRDPNERSELMKTLSSFYENHCQIVDTAKELFVHRNTVIYRLEKCEKLTGRNIKDPSESLRFRLAFALESLLNVNPAPSEANHTS, from the coding sequence ATGGATCTGCAACATTTATTGACTATCCCCATTCTCTCCAAAGCAAAGGTTATTGCTGGACATCGTGGACTAGATCGCTTGGTGCAATCGATTAATATTATGGATGCGCCAGATATTGTCCATTTCCTGAAGCCGGGAGATATGCTGCTGACGAACGGCTATATCCTGAAAGACCGCCCCGATGCTCATCTTGCATTCATTACAGATATGCACGCGATTGGTTGTGCGGCGCTTGCGGTCAAGACACAGCGCTTCTCTCTTGAATTATCCCCGCAACTGCTCGAGACAGCCGATAAGCTGGGGTTTCCCATCATCGAACTGTCAGAGATAGACAATACACTCGGTGAAATATTTCAACAATCGATCAGCGCCATCCTTCAGAATAAAACCCATGAGCTCCACTACGCCTTATCTATTCACAAACAATTTTCCACGATGGTTATGCAGGGAAAAGGTATACCCTCCATCGTAGATACGCTGTCTCAGTTGCTATCCTCACCTGTGCTTCTGCTTGGTTCGAAGAAGCAGATTACGGCAAGCTCCCATTATGCACAACAGATGGATCGCCAGTCTCTCGCCGCGCCCATACTGACATTTATAGATGAGCACCCTTCCTTCCATACCGCAATCTCGATCTGCCTGCTTACTGCCGATAAATATCGACATGCTGAGCTACATCCCATCTTTACTGATCGGCACGAAGGCTATTTGATCGCACTATTCGACAATTCCGCAAACTCTAACCTCTCCACTCTGGCACTGGAACAAGCCGTCAATGTGATCGGTCTGGAGTTAACCAAGAAGCAAGCAGTCAAGGAACGTTCCCGCCGCTACAAAAATGAATATTTCTCCGATCTCATTCAGGGCTTCATTCGTTCTGAACAAGAAGCGCTGCATCGTGGCAAGAAATATGGGCTACAAGCCAAAGGAAGCTCCGTTCTCATCATTGCTAAAAAGGATGAATTTTTATCGAGCATGCCTAACCAGAGCCTCACTCCCCCTGGAGAAGAGCGACAAATCTCGGAACGAGACGCTTATTACGAGCTGATTAAACAGGAGTTCGCCAGACTGGATCTCTCCTTCGTCATGTTCACGAAGAATGACCAGTTCGGCATACTCGTCTTTTTGGCCGAATCGTCTTGGGACGAACACATCGTTGTTCAGCAGCTTGAACAGATCGCGAGCATCCTATATACGGAATCGCAGCTCAGCCTATCCTTCGGCATAGGCAATCCCTACACGAATGTACTGGATATCGGATTATCCTATAAGGAAGCAGTCAAGGCGCTTCAATCCGGCTATCAGATGAGAAAGACCCGCTTCGCTCATTCCTATCAAACCATGGATATAAGCCGCCTGCTGCGCATGATACCTTATGATGAAATGCTTCAGTTCCATCAAGAAACCTTTAAGGCCTTCGCTGGCCGAGATCCAAACGAGCGCAGCGAACTGATGAAAACCTTGTCCTCTTTCTATGAGAATCACTGCCAGATCGTCGATACGGCGAAAGAGCTGTTCGTACATCGCAATACCGTCATCTACAGGCTTGAGAAATGTGAAAAATTGACCGGCAGGAACATCAAGGATCCGAGTGAGAGTCTGCGCTTCCGCCTCGCCTTCGCACTGGAGTCGCTGCTGAATGTCAATCCAGCCCCTAGCGAAGCTAATCATACGTCTTAA
- a CDS encoding GNAT family N-acetyltransferase — MNQNVTLIGKTIKLLPLESKHKEDLLETLMNPNIWEFTWRKNATYDDIKHLIEQAIQNQLYGTQLPFGIVELMSEKIIGTTRIGDIDMINQNAEIGWTWLTPTYWRTGVNTECKFLLLNYCFEQLALVRVQFSISGYNIRSQRAIERIGATKEGIFRKHRRDTQGRFHDNVFYSITDNDWPEVKSTLEHMIHIKYSPENTR; from the coding sequence ATGAATCAAAATGTTACTTTAATAGGCAAGACAATAAAACTCTTACCCCTAGAATCTAAACATAAAGAAGATTTACTTGAAACTCTGATGAATCCAAACATATGGGAATTTACTTGGAGAAAAAATGCAACATATGATGATATTAAGCATTTAATCGAACAAGCCATACAAAACCAGCTTTATGGCACCCAACTCCCTTTCGGCATCGTCGAACTCATGTCAGAAAAAATTATTGGAACCACAAGAATCGGAGATATTGATATGATCAATCAAAATGCGGAAATCGGCTGGACATGGCTAACACCAACTTACTGGCGTACAGGTGTAAATACGGAATGTAAGTTTTTACTGTTAAATTATTGCTTCGAACAATTAGCGCTAGTCCGCGTGCAATTTTCCATCAGCGGCTATAACATAAGGTCACAGCGAGCGATAGAACGGATTGGGGCAACTAAAGAAGGCATATTTAGGAAACATAGGCGGGATACTCAAGGTAGATTTCATGACAATGTTTTTTATAGCATTACGGATAACGACTGGCCTGAGGTAAAAAGCACTCTTGAACATATGATCCATATTAAATACTCGCCAGAAAACACAAGATAG
- a CDS encoding NUDIX hydrolase, with product MTFPTHIVSAGGIVEDGTGNILLVKAHDDGWVYPGGITEVGENLIDGVMREIKEESGIDATVSYLISVISNTAIHKWYDGVTDVPTKVMFDFVCKAVGGELATSNETSECRWVPKENVLDLITLPGIRMRYEAYLNFNGSVNYMEYVTASTTEFNVKLQRSV from the coding sequence ATGACGTTCCCGACACATATTGTATCTGCAGGTGGAATTGTAGAGGATGGAACTGGAAATATCCTTTTAGTAAAAGCCCATGACGATGGTTGGGTGTATCCTGGTGGGATAACTGAAGTAGGAGAAAACCTGATTGATGGTGTCATGCGTGAAATCAAAGAGGAAAGTGGAATAGACGCCACGGTTAGCTATTTGATTAGTGTTATTTCGAATACAGCCATCCATAAGTGGTATGACGGTGTGACTGATGTCCCTACGAAGGTCATGTTTGATTTCGTGTGTAAAGCTGTGGGTGGAGAGTTAGCTACTTCTAATGAAACGAGCGAATGCAGGTGGGTTCCAAAGGAAAATGTTCTGGATTTGATTACTTTACCTGGAATCCGCATGCGTTATGAAGCTTATTTGAACTTTAACGGCTCTGTGAATTATATGGAGTATGTCACTGCGTCAACGACAGAATTTAATGTCAAGCTTCAAAGAAGTGTTTAG
- a CDS encoding NUDIX domain-containing protein, giving the protein MIEAGENAQQCVIRELFEETNQNMDTAEFKGLMKFRLQPSFHGPERTEYGALFMGELCQLDDFVENDEASSIILWDGTSEIGDIAEIDRKLIEFV; this is encoded by the coding sequence ATTATTGAAGCTGGAGAGAATGCTCAACAATGTGTAATTAGAGAATTGTTTGAGGAAACCAATCAAAATATGGATACGGCTGAATTCAAAGGGCTAATGAAGTTTAGACTCCAGCCAAGTTTTCATGGACCTGAACGGACGGAGTATGGAGCTCTGTTCATGGGTGAATTGTGCCAACTTGATGATTTTGTTGAAAACGATGAAGCTTCTTCAATTATCCTTTGGGATGGTACATCGGAGATTGGTGATATCGCAGAAATAGATAGGAAGTTAATTGAATTCGTGTGA
- a CDS encoding iron-sulfur cluster biosynthesis family protein, with protein sequence MNDVMIIQVSSLAEARLTEKLGDRPGYFKLFYDTDGCGCDGIAVLLILNDLDSDDVTVEAGSLPFVINKQQQIYFEPCLRLQSEHSFPSFRLSSDSMIYGSNVKVHDLRDTADVAPQPTGWFVR encoded by the coding sequence GTGAACGACGTCATGATCATTCAAGTCAGTTCGCTGGCAGAAGCAAGACTTACTGAAAAGCTGGGCGATCGACCGGGCTATTTCAAATTGTTTTATGATACCGATGGATGCGGTTGTGACGGAATTGCGGTACTTCTGATCTTGAACGACCTGGATAGCGATGATGTTACTGTAGAAGCGGGTTCGCTTCCGTTTGTAATCAACAAACAGCAACAGATTTACTTTGAACCCTGTCTGCGTCTGCAATCCGAGCACAGTTTCCCCTCGTTTCGACTAAGCAGTGATTCCATGATCTATGGCAGCAACGTCAAAGTCCATGATTTACGAGATACCGCAGACGTAGCCCCTCAGCCCACCGGATGGTTTGTACGATAA
- a CDS encoding LacI family DNA-binding transcriptional regulator translates to MTPITIYDIAKEANVSVATVSRVLNDTAPVRASTREKIMSIIEKHQFQPNAQARSLIKKETGTIAIILPDITNPFFPEVFWGAENEARGLGYTFFLCNTAGDYNRESEYLSILREKRVDGIIFLGGRINMQVCPDDMAQELIDMGKRMPIVLVNGNIAKGGFHRVYTDEGAGAALAAEHLLELGHRDIAFVGGLKELSTTMVKVRAVQKKLREHGLEIPKERQLLGSFSIDDGKREMSKLLDRDNPPTAVICVNDNTAIGAIKSTIEHGLSIPKDISIVGYDDTPLASAVIPELTTVSQNTYQLGKQAVDVLHELINQGKPKKQIVLQPELIVRQSTGPAAR, encoded by the coding sequence ATGACACCGATTACCATATACGACATCGCCAAGGAAGCAAATGTATCTGTAGCGACGGTCTCCCGGGTGCTGAATGATACGGCGCCTGTGCGTGCAAGCACCAGGGAGAAGATTATGTCCATCATTGAAAAACACCAGTTTCAGCCCAATGCGCAGGCGCGCAGTCTGATCAAGAAAGAGACGGGCACCATTGCCATCATCCTGCCGGACATTACAAACCCCTTCTTCCCGGAAGTCTTCTGGGGTGCGGAGAATGAGGCTCGCGGATTGGGGTATACCTTCTTTCTGTGTAATACCGCAGGCGACTACAACAGGGAATCTGAATATTTGTCCATCCTGCGAGAGAAGCGGGTAGACGGGATTATTTTTCTCGGCGGGCGAATCAATATGCAGGTCTGTCCGGATGACATGGCTCAGGAATTGATTGATATGGGCAAACGTATGCCGATCGTGCTGGTCAATGGCAATATTGCCAAAGGCGGGTTCCACCGGGTGTACACGGATGAAGGTGCAGGGGCAGCCCTTGCAGCTGAGCATTTGCTTGAACTGGGACATCGCGATATCGCCTTTGTTGGCGGTCTGAAAGAGTTATCCACCACTATGGTCAAGGTCAGAGCTGTGCAGAAGAAACTTCGGGAGCATGGACTCGAAATACCAAAAGAACGACAACTGCTCGGCAGCTTCTCCATCGACGACGGCAAACGGGAGATGTCCAAACTGCTGGATCGTGACAATCCGCCCACCGCAGTCATCTGCGTTAATGACAACACGGCGATTGGTGCCATCAAGTCGACGATTGAGCATGGGCTCTCCATTCCGAAGGATATATCCATTGTGGGTTATGATGATACACCGCTCGCCAGTGCCGTTATACCGGAACTGACAACTGTATCCCAGAACACGTATCAGCTTGGCAAACAGGCTGTGGACGTGCTGCATGAACTGATTAACCAAGGCAAACCGAAGAAGCAGATCGTTCTGCAACCGGAGCTGATTGTGCGTCAAAGTACAGGACCTGCTGCAAGATAA
- a CDS encoding sugar ABC transporter substrate-binding protein has translation MRRSLKVISLLMLVMVMGLTACSSGSKNGSSGESGGKVDLSMTIWGSEDEKKIYQERLDIVKQTYPDINVKLNVVAGDYDQKVQTMIAGGTAPDIMMIAENYQAYASKNQIIPLDDMIQANNVNMSERYSDDIANLMKYDGKQFGLPDRAGAMVLFYNKDLFDKAGVEYPTKDWTQDDLMAAAQKLTVKENGKTVQWGYYPGSWWPQWMQLIYQNGGSLFDESGKPTFNTEPVRKALQFMNDLTFTHGAGPTPTEIADMGNIGADPLFAQGKIAMETTGFWNIGSLAKVEGINWDISPVWGETNAFFNGLTITNASKHKEEAFKVIEALTTPEAQMPMVKAGQDAPATKAGLSSDEFLNAEYGGKKINMAAFSESTIYAEPFNPQWNEMMKLINDKLGVYFNNKATLDDTVTEIQSGLERLYK, from the coding sequence ATGAGAAGAAGTCTAAAGGTCATTTCGTTATTGATGCTGGTCATGGTAATGGGTCTGACAGCCTGTAGCAGCGGGAGTAAAAACGGTTCTTCCGGCGAGTCCGGTGGCAAGGTTGATTTGAGCATGACGATCTGGGGCTCGGAGGATGAGAAGAAGATTTATCAGGAACGACTCGACATTGTGAAACAGACGTATCCCGATATTAACGTGAAGCTGAACGTGGTTGCAGGGGATTATGACCAGAAGGTACAGACCATGATCGCCGGAGGAACGGCACCGGACATCATGATGATTGCCGAGAACTATCAGGCTTACGCCTCCAAGAATCAGATTATACCGCTGGATGACATGATTCAAGCGAACAATGTGAACATGTCCGAGCGTTATTCCGATGATATCGCAAACCTGATGAAGTATGATGGCAAACAATTTGGTTTGCCGGATCGGGCAGGCGCGATGGTCCTCTTTTATAACAAAGATCTGTTCGACAAGGCTGGGGTGGAATATCCAACCAAAGATTGGACGCAGGATGATCTAATGGCGGCAGCTCAGAAGCTGACGGTGAAGGAGAATGGCAAAACGGTTCAATGGGGTTACTATCCGGGCAGCTGGTGGCCGCAGTGGATGCAGCTGATCTACCAGAACGGTGGCTCACTGTTCGATGAGAGTGGCAAACCAACCTTCAATACAGAGCCTGTGCGGAAAGCATTACAATTCATGAATGACCTGACCTTCACACACGGTGCGGGACCAACGCCAACCGAGATTGCCGACATGGGGAATATCGGAGCTGATCCGCTGTTCGCTCAAGGCAAGATCGCGATGGAAACGACAGGGTTCTGGAACATCGGTTCACTTGCCAAGGTGGAAGGCATTAATTGGGATATCTCTCCGGTATGGGGCGAAACAAACGCATTCTTTAACGGGTTAACGATTACCAACGCATCCAAACACAAGGAAGAAGCATTCAAAGTAATTGAAGCACTGACCACACCGGAAGCACAGATGCCAATGGTCAAAGCGGGTCAGGATGCTCCTGCAACCAAAGCAGGTCTGTCCAGTGATGAATTCCTCAATGCTGAATACGGCGGCAAAAAAATCAACATGGCTGCGTTCAGTGAATCAACGATCTATGCAGAACCATTCAACCCGCAATGGAACGAAATGATGAAGCTCATTAACGATAAGCTGGGTGTCTACTTCAACAACAAAGCCACGCTTGATGATACCGTAACCGAAATTCAGAGTGGACTGGAAAGACTCTACAAATAG